In Gymnogyps californianus isolate 813 chromosome 1, ASM1813914v2, whole genome shotgun sequence, the following are encoded in one genomic region:
- the LOC127023724 gene encoding histone H2B 5-like has translation MPEPAKSTSAPKKGSKKAVTKTQKKGDKKRHKSRKESYSIYVYKVLKQVHPDTGISSKAMGIMNSFVNDIFERIAGEASRLAHYNKRSTITSREIQTAVRLLLPGELAKHAVSEGTKAVTKYTSSK, from the coding sequence ATGCCAGAGCCAGCAAAGTCCACCTCTGCCCCCAAAAAGGGCTCCAAGAAAGCCGTGACGAAGACCCAGAAGAAGGGCGATAAGAAGCGGCACAAGAGCAGGAAAGAGAGCTACTCCATCTACGTCTACAAGGTGCTGAAGCAGGTTCACCCCGACACCGGCATCTCCTCCAAGGCCATGGGCATCATGAACTCCTTTGTCAACGACATATTTGAGCGCATCGCTGGAGAAGCCTCCCGCCTGGCCCATTACAACAAGCGCTCCACCATCACCTCCCGGGAGATTCAGACGGCCGTGCGCCTGCTGCTCCCGGGAGAGCTGGCCAAGCACGCCGTCTCAGAGGGCACCAAAGCCGTCACCAAGTACACGAGCTCCAAGTAG